From a single Methylacidiphilum kamchatkense Kam1 genomic region:
- a CDS encoding HU family DNA-binding protein: MGNLTRRDLVVKVAMKTGLPQQEVAKVFEEILDVFMEVFKKKETIELRNFGVFEVTLRKARIGRNPRNPERDILIPQELWFDLNQEKKLKAFSMRLQKISLKRKN, encoded by the coding sequence ATGGGGAATTTAACAAGAAGAGATTTAGTCGTCAAGGTTGCGATGAAAACAGGTTTGCCACAACAAGAAGTGGCAAAGGTCTTTGAGGAGATCCTTGATGTTTTTATGGAAGTTTTCAAAAAAAAAGAGACGATTGAACTGCGCAATTTTGGGGTTTTTGAAGTTACTTTAAGAAAAGCTAGAATAGGACGCAATCCACGAAATCCCGAGCGGGACATTCTTATACCCCAAGAGCTGTGGTTCGATTTAAACCAGGAAAAGAAGTTAAAGGCATTCTCAATGCGATTACAAAAGATCTCCTTAAAGAGGAAGAATTAA
- a CDS encoding CPBP family intramembrane glutamic endopeptidase: MDELTQRLIVHYKPLILCFLLLTFLADLAMGIFLYRWKKTDFAPFREFLPIPFSWLELVAVCLFLLSGILLGVAAGLSIFSIILIVLLVRFHGYSLSDFLGISQFNPWEIAILSFWICLSAYLPLQMIAGLSENIGKALHLPVPRQPAVDLFLHASKPSEIAVLLALILVAAPIGEELLFRGFLYQFFRSRLTKRSAIVLSGLIFALLHIHWITFLPLFIFGMILAAVYEFSGCLILSMAIHFWFNGFTACLLLLAKFG, from the coding sequence GTGGATGAACTAACACAAAGACTCATTGTTCATTATAAGCCGTTGATCCTTTGCTTCCTATTGCTTACCTTTCTGGCGGATCTGGCAATGGGGATTTTTCTTTATCGGTGGAAAAAAACCGATTTTGCTCCTTTTAGAGAATTTCTTCCAATTCCTTTTAGCTGGTTGGAACTTGTTGCCGTATGTCTCTTTCTTCTCTCAGGCATTTTGCTTGGTGTCGCTGCTGGATTGAGCATTTTTTCTATTATTCTTATTGTCCTTTTGGTCCGTTTTCACGGGTATTCTCTTTCGGACTTCTTAGGGATCTCTCAGTTTAATCCATGGGAAATTGCCATCCTCAGTTTTTGGATATGTCTCTCTGCCTACCTGCCCCTTCAAATGATTGCCGGACTCAGTGAGAATATTGGGAAAGCACTCCATCTTCCCGTTCCAAGACAGCCCGCAGTCGATCTTTTTTTACATGCCTCAAAGCCCAGTGAAATTGCTGTTCTTTTAGCTTTAATTCTTGTGGCTGCTCCTATTGGAGAAGAGCTTCTTTTCAGGGGATTTCTTTATCAATTTTTTAGAAGTCGCCTTACAAAAAGAAGTGCCATAGTACTGAGTGGCCTTATCTTTGCTTTGCTTCACATTCATTGGATCACTTTTCTCCCTCTTTTTATCTTTGGCATGATATTAGCAGCCGTTTATGAATTCAGTGGTTGTTTGATCCTCTCTATGGCCATTCATTTCTGGTTCAATGGTTTTACAGCATGCCTTCTTCTTTTAGCAAAATTCGGTTAA
- the sppA gene encoding signal peptide peptidase SppA, with protein sequence MNKKGGCFSVFLILVLCFSLLLNLIFISILQTKKAPSAPLALEEEFVGGDFAMKDVKIALIHLRGLISQDEGGTFTQNTVEDMKVQLKAAREDKKVKGIIIAINSPGGEVNASDVIYHEIRLTRNVKPVVIYMESMAASGGYYSAVGGTYLMANDLTITGSIGVIMESFLVKDLMEKVGIKALTFKSGKMKDLLNPTREMTPEEQAFVQGLIDETYNKFVSIVAKERHMDINKLKNNLADGRIFMGQDALKNGLIDGLGYFEDAFNKCKELSKVPSARLIRYVPPFKFSNLFRLFSKEMIPNIKLSPQPFQWPISSGHLYYLYPQAFGLN encoded by the coding sequence ATGAATAAGAAAGGTGGCTGTTTTAGCGTGTTTTTAATTTTAGTTTTATGTTTTAGCCTACTTTTGAATCTTATTTTTATATCCATTTTACAAACTAAAAAGGCACCATCCGCTCCGCTCGCTCTAGAAGAAGAATTTGTCGGCGGTGATTTCGCCATGAAAGATGTTAAAATTGCTCTTATCCATCTTCGTGGACTAATAAGTCAGGATGAAGGAGGAACGTTCACTCAAAACACTGTCGAAGACATGAAAGTGCAACTGAAGGCAGCTCGAGAAGATAAAAAAGTCAAAGGAATCATTATTGCCATTAATTCCCCTGGAGGAGAAGTTAACGCTAGTGATGTCATTTATCATGAAATCCGATTGACTCGTAATGTAAAACCCGTGGTGATCTATATGGAGTCTATGGCGGCTTCTGGGGGCTATTACTCGGCGGTTGGTGGCACCTATCTTATGGCTAATGACCTGACGATTACCGGCAGCATTGGAGTCATTATGGAATCTTTTCTCGTCAAAGATTTAATGGAAAAAGTCGGAATAAAAGCCCTCACATTTAAATCAGGAAAAATGAAAGATCTGTTAAATCCGACAAGAGAAATGACCCCAGAAGAACAAGCTTTTGTCCAAGGATTAATTGATGAAACCTATAATAAGTTTGTGTCCATAGTAGCCAAAGAAAGACATATGGATATCAATAAGCTGAAAAACAATCTTGCCGATGGAAGAATTTTCATGGGTCAAGATGCTTTAAAAAATGGGCTGATTGATGGACTTGGGTATTTCGAAGATGCTTTTAACAAATGCAAGGAGCTTTCTAAAGTTCCATCCGCTCGGCTCATTCGTTATGTACCTCCCTTTAAATTTTCTAATTTGTTTCGCCTTTTTTCCAAGGAAATGATCCCGAATATCAAACTGAGCCCCCAACCGTTCCAATGGCCAATATCATCAGGACACCTATACTATCTTTATCCTCAAGCTTTTGGTTTGAATTAA